One region of Takifugu flavidus isolate HTHZ2018 chromosome 14, ASM371156v2, whole genome shotgun sequence genomic DNA includes:
- the pigs gene encoding GPI transamidase component PIG-S, protein MATTEVERRRGQIAALSIAAVVIIVGVPLWWRTTETYRAWLPVSQINALSNLQLQLSADVEVVFARGTVTPEQQKKVPVTQTWDEKHAVNEDTSLNYRYEVKYRTATVMEEDALNQPTAAAADLSLHTLSESWCGSLGVYVIPESSSLLPEDVDVYIGQRRTALLRIGSQVKVGRTLEQLLTHLKPRLKQVLQVMSFSRTDITAALSDRVRVSPGNQESIADSMRAFKSSPGYEITFSLLNPDPKSHRLHWDIEGGVETYIQPLLTKLAPLANFSIDSQILYYAMLGVNPRFDSSSSAYTLNADSLAHVINPVEARLGSNAASSNPVLNFLLYVPDAQHSPLHIHNYNKQEVPTNAFHSPRWIYNVDDLYGPEVTFPVDIDISMARVMGVFLAQLRLLLGVQSSTPPPGFMVAPCSSAGLADWELDRLMWSRSVENIATATTTITSLAQLLDQIGNIVINDNIAEQVSSAVTSLQLAVAELEAGNLGFALQYSKEAFSASERAFFDPSLLHLLYFPDDQKFAIYIPLFLPMCVPILLSLLKILTELRQRRRDKKAKNA, encoded by the exons ATGGCTACCACGGAAGTGG AGCGCAGACGTGGCCAGATTGCTGCTCTGTCTATAGCAGCTGTGGTCATCATCGTGGGAGTCCCTCTGTGGTGGCGAACTACCGAAACGTACCGCGCTTGGTTGCCTGTCAGTCAGATAAATGCCTTGTCTAACCTTCAG CTCCAGCTGAGTGCCGATGTTGAGGTTGTATTCGCACGAGGAACTGTGAccccagagcagcagaagaaggtCCCAGTGACCCAGACCTGGGATGAAAAACATGCTGTCAATG AGGACACCTCTCTAAACTACAGGTATGAAGTTAAGTATCGCACGGCTACAGTCATGGAGGAAGATGCCTTAAATCAGCCAACTGCTGCAG CTGCAGATCTGTCTTTGCACACACTCAGTGAAAGTTGGTGTGGGTCTTTGGGTGTATATGTGATCCCAGAGTCGTCTTCACTGCTTCCTGAG GATGTGGATGTGTATATTGGACAACGGCGCACGGCGCTGCTGCGCATCGGCTCCCAGGTGAAAGTGGGCAGgacactggagcagctgctgaccCATCTGAAGCCTCGGCTCAAGCAGGTGCTGCAGGTGATGTCTTTTAGCCGCACCGACATCACTGCTGCTCTGAGTGACCGAGTGCGTGTCAGCCCCGGCAACCAAGAGAGCATTGCTGATAGCATGAGGGCTTTTAAATCCAGCCCAG GTTACGAGATAACGTTCAGTCTGTTGAACCCCGACCCAAAATCACACCGGCTACATTGGGATATTGAGGGTGGTGTGGAGACCTACATTCAGCCATTACTTACAAAACTAGCCCCTCTGGCTAACTTTAGCATTGACTCTCAG ATCTTGTACTATGCCATGCTGGGTGTTAACCCACGctttgacagcagcagcagtgcttaCACGCTCAATGCTGACAGTCTTGCCCATGTCATCAACCCTGTGGAAGCAAGATtag GCTCAAATGCTGCTTCTTCCAATCCGGTGTTGAACTTTCTCCTGTACGTCCCAGATGCCCAACATTCACCCCTTCACATTCACAATtacaacaaacaggaagttcctACAAATGCGTTTCACTCACCACGGTGG ATCTACAATGTTGATGATTTGTATGGACCAGAAGTCACGTTTCCTGTTGACATCGACATTAGCATGGCCAGGGTCATGGGAGTCTTTCTCGCCCAGCTTCG ACTGTTGCTGGGCGTGCAGTCATCTACTCCTCCACCTGGCTTCATGGTAGCGCCGTGCAGCAGTGCAGGTCTAGCTGACTGGGAGCTCGACCGTCTAATGTGGAGCCGAAGTGTGGAAAATATTGCAACAGcgaccaccaccatcacctcaCTTGCACAGCTGCTTGACCAGATTGGAAACATTGTTATAAATGACAACATTGCTGAACAG GTATCCAGCGCTGTCACATCACTTCAGCTGGCTGTTGCTGAGCTGGAGGCTGGGAACCTTGGTTTTGCCCTGCAGTACAGCAAAGAAGCCTTCTCAGCGTCGGAGCGAGCCTTCTTTGACCCCTCACTGCTCCATCTCCTCTACTTTCCTGACGATCAGAAGTTTGCCATCTACATACCACTCTTCTTGCCCATGTGTGTGCCTATTCTACTGTCACTGCTCAAAATCTTGACTGAGCTCAGGCAGAGACGCCGAGACAAAAAAGCCAAGAATGCCTGA
- the LOC130537923 gene encoding alpha-crystallin B chain-like — MDIPIQFPWHRRVFPPRLSDLSMAEPFTDWPFLWPLSWSFPWMRPSIMRWFSWSDNDHSEMRIEKDRYVIYLDVKHFSPDELSVSISDEFITIHARHQDRQDDHGFVSREFLRKYKFPAGVTSADVTSSLSVDGVLTITVPRSPLGTERTIPISCEDGTAKQKM; from the exons ATGGATATCCCCATCCAGTTTCCCTGGCACCGCCGGGTCTTCCCACCTCGCCTCTCCGACCTCTCCATGGCAGAGCCTTTCACCGATTGGCCGTTTTTATGGCCCTTGTCCTGGTCTTTCCCCTGGATGCGCCCTTCCATCATGCGCTGGTTCAGCTGGTCCGACAATGACCACAGTGAG ATGCGGATTGAAAAGGACCGCTATGTCATTTACCTGGATGTGAAGCACTTCTCGCCCGACGAACTGTCCGTCAGCATCAGCGACGAGTTCATCACAATCCACGCCAGACACcaggacagacag GACGACCACGGCTTCGTGTCGAGGGAGTTTCTGAGGAAGTATAAGTTTCCCGCTGGTGTGACGAGTGCTGATGTCACCTCCAGTCTGTCCGTCGATGGAGTGCTTACAATCACGGTGCCACGGTCACCTCTCGGCACGGAGCGCACAATTCCAATTTCCTGTGAAGACGGAACAGCTAAACAGAAAATGTAG